DNA sequence from the Gopherus evgoodei ecotype Sinaloan lineage chromosome 3, rGopEvg1_v1.p, whole genome shotgun sequence genome:
GGCTTCATGGGGCCTCAGGAGCGGGCGCAGAGCGGCGCCGCCGCCGTGTCCCCGGCAGCGCTGCAGACGCTGAAGCAGCGGGCGGCTGAGTGCATCGAGCTGAGCGCCGGGCGGCTGAGCGCGCTGAGCCGGGAGATCTGGAGCCGCCCCGAGCTGGCTTTCGAAGAGCACCAGGCGCACGGCGCCCTGACCCGCTTCTTCTCCTGCGCCGAGCTGCCGGGGGCCGCCTGGGCCGTGCAGCCGCACTACAAGCTGGACACGGCCTTCCGGGCCGAGTGGGGCCCCGCCGCCCCGGCTCCGGCCCCGCGGCCGCTGCACTTGGGCTTCTTGTGCGAGTACGATGCGCTGCCCGGGATCGGACACGCCTGCGGCCATAACCTCATCGCCGAGGTGGGGGCGGCCGCGGCCTTGGGCGTGAAGGGCGCCCTGGAGAGTCTGCCCCAGCCGCTCCCCGCCGCTGTGAAGGTGAGACCCGGCGAGGGAGGGGGCGATCCGTCGCTCGAGGCAGAACCTGCCTGGGAATGAGGGGAGCTGGCCCGATTTGGTCCCCATCCCGTTGCTGCCCAGTACAGCCTCTCCTGTCCCAGGCTGAGCTCTCTTCCTGGCAATCAGGAAGCCTGGGTCTCCAGCATGTCTGCTCAGTATTTAACCTAAGCACTTTCCCTGGCCCATCCCTGCCGGGTTTATTTTTCTGCCAGTCGGGTTTTTAGAGAgaggaggtgggtgaggtaatgtctcttATTGGACTGGCTTCTGGGGGCGAGGGAGACACTGGGAgatcttaaaatgtatttatgtAACTGCAGCTTGCCAGTGACACCCTTGTTCTCACCACCCTTTGTTATACTGCAAGGtgtggctgtttgtgagcagtcggGGTTGGAGGCTACACCAGCAGGGTATTGCAAAACACCCCAGGTTACAGGGTAGGGATAACAGAGGCCCCCTCCATTGGTCTGTGTAAATGTGAAATTTTGTGTCTCTCGccaccagaagttggtctaataaaaagatattacctcatccaccatgTCTCCCTAACGTCCTGAGACCAACATGTACAACACCACTATGCACAACAAAATCAGGTTGTTGACAATTTTGCTGACCCATATAACCTCTTCTAGATCACAGTGCTGGGAACTCCTGCAGAAGAAGGTGGAGGCGGCAAAATAGATCTCATAGCAGCTGGCGCTTTTGATGATCTGGATGTTGTTTTTATGGCCCATCCAGCACAAAGTGATGCAGCTTATTTACCCGATGTGGCTGAGCATGAGTAAGTAAGACACTTTGAaagatgcttttttatttttattttttatttttgctttctgtACATCGGAACCTGTTCAGTGAAGGGAGACCTGTCTTTAAAGGGGTTAAACTTGGGGTCTGGTAACCTCTGGTATTTCTCATATATAATGTATAGCCAGGTCATGAGCAAGTTGATGTACTCAGTACTGAGCACTGAAACCCAGTTATTGTATTCTCCTAAAATGTAATGTTCAGGCCTGCATCTATTATGtttacaggcgagtctcatcttacactgGGGTTAAGTTCTGCTGTCAGTGTGTAAAGTGAAAaacgcatatagtcaaaattacattgagtgtaatggctgGCAGAATTGCCTGCACTACAGGAATAGTATTTAGATTGTTTTTTGCTGACCATGCAAAGCTGaatttgtgcatgttaaatgcgcgtaaaaTGACTTGCCTGCATTGTTGCAAGAATTTTAGAGTTAGTATCTAGTCAGGGTAGCAAGTGGTATTTCATTCCATTGATAAAACTTAGATATGTCATGCTTATGTTAAGGAAGCCAACACAAATCCTGGCTTTCTGCAGTTCAGCTAGTTAGAAGTAATGCATTGTTATATAGCATATTCTGTTTCTGGAAAAATATTTGTCCATGTTGGTGCCACAAAATTCTACTCCTGAGTTGTCTTTCTCAGACATTTGCTGTATTCTATTAGTCAACGGTGCAGTTTGTTTGTGCAAGATGTATATTTTTTCAATTTCCTGAAATTCTTTATTCTCCCTTGGACTGATTCTGTTAAAATGtcccaaaacaaacattttgtgtGCATCTTAAAGCCTTCTAAAATTAATtggaaatatttactttttaattttacttaaaGTAGGATTATTTCCATCCACAGTGATAGATACAATAGTGTTCAAACTAAAGCACTGTCAGCCTGAATTGGAACGGGAAAAACATTCAAACTCTTGACTTGGAGATGACTTTGCTTTCTATTGTAAAGCAGAATGAAAGCTGGTTGGTATAAAACAACCTTGTCACCAATCTCAAGAGCGTGAAGTGCTTTTTCTTGAGGAATCCATGTATCATGGCTTTGTATATACGGATAATATCCAAGGATTCAAGAGCCAGCTGtaaatttttttctccatttaccCTGTTGGTAGCCAACCAGTTTGTCCCACTGCTGCTTCAAATTAATCTTGAAGATTTGTTTAATAAAAGTTCAGAGGTTATGGCAGTTATGTAATTCACCAGAAATAATCTGTCTTTTTCACAAGTAAATTTACTTACATTATATATGAGTGCATAGCTTCCAGGTTTCATAACAAAGTAATGAAAATGTGTGATTTCAATTTCACATTAACTTGGCAGTGCGTGCCTCTGGGTTAGTGTCTCTGAAAAGATGTGGTTTTCTCTCTCAAGCTGATGATTGAACTAGTTTTCAGCCTCTGAGTTTTTTGCTCCTTCATATGTGTCTCTGGGACTAATTGCAACCTGCCCTTCTGATCTCAAGGACCCCCACCCCCCGGAGTAAAATATAATAGCCTGTGCCCAAGATTTTGCAGTCTGTATTTTCTCAAACTTATTTAATCTACAAACATTTTAAGGCTTATTTGATCCTAGTTGGTAGTAAGTGGTATGTTTCTGCAAATGTTAACTGCTTCCTATACCTAAAACTTCATTAATGTGAATGTATAACTTATAAATATTATGGCTTCTTTTGACAGACTTCCATTTAATAGACTCCTGATTCCTGTCCACTCTCCTCCTTAATCACCTCATTCTTAGTTTTGCGCTGTTGAACAAAAGATCTGCTTCGCTGTTCTGAAGTGAGCTGTCTAGTGCTgggaggttctcaaactgtcaCAGCGTGGATCACTTTGTCAGATTCTTGTGAAAAATCTCCTCTTCTAGGCAAGGTTGTATGACTTTCCTGTGGCAACAACAGAATCTGCATGGAAAAGTAATGTTGGGAAAGTCTATATTGTTGCTCTTAACTTCCTTTCCCCTTCCACTTTTCCACTGGGTAGAAACCAGGACGAGAGCAAGCACTGTGAAACATGGCCTGCTCCTTGTGTACcatcactaagggcttgtctacactggcaattaacagcgctgcaactttcttgctcagggatgtgaagaaACACCCCCCTTGAGCACAgcaaattgcagcgctgtaaagccccaTTAtgaacagtgccccagtgctgggagctatgccccttgttgaggtgggtttttttgggggggggggggggagaaaggaagtgctaggagagctctctcccagtgctgtgaaAGCGCTTTAGTGTtgagtgtagactagccctaagttcTACTGTGGACCAGTTTTGGCACCTTTGAACTAGCAGTTAGTGCATAAGATCTCGACTGTCTATccgggctctattcccagctatCCATTGCAAAAGTCACATCTATGCTCATTCTCTTCAGTTCATGTATTTGGAAAATGGTGATAGGATTGTTGAGGCTTAATGTTTGCCTTGGATGAAAGGCTGTCAATAAGATTGaataaatgtttttgttaaaAGGTTCTTTAGGAGGCTGATAGGTTGTTAAAACTAAATCATCACTTTTCCCCCAGAATGCTTTATTGTATGGATTGGCTTCATTTTGAAGTTCAGGTTGCACAGTTTTGCAGCCTTGCAAAAAGTTCTGTTTACCCAGTAATTTTATCTGAATAACCTTTGTGCTAGGCTTCTGCATTTCTAAAAGCTAGGGTATATTTTGAGGTATTGGAGTCaggcgggagggaggaagaaggaagtgCAGGTTTTATTTTAAGACACTATAGGTGCATTCACCTCCATATCTGAGGCTTCTTTTCTGCCATCACTAGCCCCAAGGAGCTTCAGAACTAACTTACATTTCGGCTAATGTCTTCTGGCCACGAGTTATACTCTTTTCGTCCATCTCAGAAACAGCTTGTATAACTTAATTCAAGTGTAAGCAAAAAATTATGTGGTGATCACCTTAAAGACTGTTTTGTGTCTTTGCCATATCTTATTTCAAATGAGTTGCCAGGGAACTTCAAATGAAGTACATCCAAAAACCTTGGTGAGATTTAGTTCATACTCCATTTCTAagttggaggaaaaaaatactcAAGAAGGTGTTTGTGGCGTGGTTTTTTTCTGGCACCTCACAATGGGGTGATCTGGCTCCAGTGGATTTGGGACATGCATGACTGGTGAGGATGTCAGCTTTGtagtttaaaaatacagaaaaaacaaaacaaacatcttCCTTTTTGTGCATATGCAACCCCCTTCTCAAACTACCCCATGAACGGTTTTCTCTTGCCTAATACCAGGTATTGACTGGCAGCCAGAGTTCTTAACCCACTCCTGGTAtcttctctgcccctttccctccaCTTCCAATCTTGTAGCTCTATTCCCTGTACATTCCTTCGATTATTCTCAAATTGCTGCCAACAATATCTCTAGTAAAAAGTCTGTCCTTTCTCTGGTACCTGAGCCAAACTTCTCTAAGGCAATAAAGTTCCATGGCATTGGGGGGTTACTGGATAATGAGAACTCTAGGAAATTACTTCGTGCCACATTTATGTCCTAGTGATGCTAGGCCCGGATGCTTATCTTGTGACTGACTTCTAGTAATCTTTCTGTCCATTACTTCAGTAGGTTTCCATTCTGCACCAGGTTCCATAGTTTCTTGCTCCAGGTTTCAGATTTGCTTCCTTGAGCATTGTATTAAAACAAATCTGTTAGAAATTATGTTAAGATTAAATTTATACTAATCCTAAACGTTTGCAAGTATGAGAGGCTGCAGTTGATGCACCCAAATGAATTTTGCTGGGTAGTGATAATCTGATCACTAAAGAACAAAGTTAAGTAACTTGAATGCCTTATCTATGACCTTCTATATTGCCAGACCAGGAATGTGCCACACTcctcaataaaatatattttgttagtGATCATTAGAATACCTTACTCTAAAGTATACAGTAGttatattgattttaatcatCTTTGTGACTATACATTCAGCGCATGCTCTACAGATAAAATGATCTTCAGCATGAGATGTGCCACCAATTAAAAAGTGTCATTAAACAGTGAACTATTTTGTTGTTATAAACCTTTTAGGCCCAGATAATGGAAATATAGGAAGCATACATAAACAAGGAAGGGGTACTAGCAAAGCATCATACTGTCATACCTGTGCATGTGGTGCAGATTATAAAACCAGTAATCTGATGCACATGTTTAATGGTGCATGTGTTCAGTGTTTCATTTGCAAGTAATAACTTCTCCAAATTTGAGACTTCAGACatcaatattttaatgaaaacagaTGTAAAAGAGAAAATAAGCTGCTAACAGTTCAGTCGCTTTACAAATTCTATCCCATGGAcaagtgttttctttatcttcaccCTTAACTTTGAATGTCTAACTGTCATgattttttcttaatttacagaggtagggttgtttttgtttttgggggtCTGGGGATGCATTTAATTTAAAGCTTAAATAGTCTTAAGGAGTTTGTTTACAAAACATGATGAGTTCTTGTTAAGGGAAAAATGTTGATATTGATTGCAGATAGGCAAGAACTTAAAGATATGGATTTGATACTGTCAATGAGGAACTTGAGTAAATTATGCAATTTGTACAATGCATCTAATTGCTGTCTGTGTTGGCAACTAGGACCTGGACCtctctggctatgtctacactgcggttGGTGTTATTGCAGCTCAAGTaggcatacctgtgctagctttagTCTAGCTAGAAtggctaaaaatagtagtagtGATGCAGCAGCAAGGGCTTCCCTGCTATTTTTAGTTATGCTGGCTAGATTAAAGGTACAATCACACCTtcgactgcagtgtagacatgttaATACTATTGAAATCTACCTTAACTGTGTGTAGAAATTTTCTGTCTAATTATCTGAATTTCCAACATCTATCATCTTCCTCTAACTGCATATTCTTATAAATCTCATATGGAAGAGGGGAAGCAGAAAAATCGCAATAGACTTCCTTTTAACCGTTTTTTTTCACGTAGCTTCATCCTGCTTCAAATCTGTTTTCTTTGGCTTGTCTTACCTCTGCCCTAGAGATGCTACTAGTTTCTGAGGAGGAGGTAAAAGAGGCTTTATGCTAGCCCATACCATGGCTTCTATTAAATGGTTAAGTGCATAGTAGGACTCTTGCTGGCAAGAAGTGGATGGCAATAATTTATATAGCAGGATATTGCTATTTTTACTGCAAATAATCTGTTAacaattttaaatgtatatagtGCATTCTCTGTCTATTTTGTTTTCAACTTTGGAGTGTTGGCAGAGTTTGGGGAGGGAAAGGACGACCTTAATTTCTAAATCTTTTTTTCAGGATCTATGCTTTGGTGGTTAAAGGTGGTTTAGCTTCCCAAAGTTTAGGGCCTGGTAAATCACAGCTTAATCTTATGCTTCAAAAACATTGATGTAAAATTTTAATCATTGTTGGGTGAATCCAAAGGGACTTTGATTTTAGTTTTTGAAAGTGGACAAAAAACAAGTCATGGCTTTTATTTCCTAGTGTGACTGTGAAATACTATGGAAAAGCTTCTCATGCTGCTGCTTATCCTTGGGAAGGAGTAAATGCATTAGACGCTGCTGTTCTTGCATACAACAATATATCAGTTTTAAGACAGCAAATGAAACCAACCTGGAGAGTTCATGGTGAGAGAGCTTCATTCAATCTTATGTCCACCAAGTAAGACTTCTGGCTGTTTGGATACTGACTCTGAAAAAATCCGAAATATTGCATTGTTACATTTAACTGGAAAAGtaatttgaaataattatttttcatcCAAATACCTTTCTAAGGGAACTTCTATGGTACCATCAACGTTTTAAGTATAAACTGTTGAATGCAGACTAATAGGAGGGCAGTGTGGCCTCAAGTCCTAAGCATTCTTCCTCCACATTTACGGAAATGACACTTATGTATATTAATGCAGATTTAATATTTACATAAACTGAATGTAGCACTTCATGATTGCCAAACTTGTCTAAGAATCAAGACTCTAATGGTGAAGATGCTGTATTGGTATAACTATAGCCATACAACTGCTTTGTAAACTGGAAACAACATTTTTAGGGAAACTTGACCAGCTGGAACAAGATGTAACATAAGCAATAAAAGCTTCCCTTGACAGAGATTCAAGAATCTTGTCACTGAGTTGAGGGAACAGCTAATAACCTTCCAAGGGACCTGAGCTTGTAAAATTAATGTCTTAACCATTTTCtagtattaaaatatattttaggacTGATTAATGTCAAACTGAAGTATATCTTGAGACCTCCCTTCAGCAATACTTTGAAAgtttaactttttgttttgagggggcggggggagaagaggaggggagggagagagtaaGGCCAGGATTCCAGGCAGGCTTATTTTTCTTCCCCAAATGTTGCTAGCTTGCCAAAAGTACTAGGAAAATCAGTATTCTGTTCTTTAACTCTTTCCAGTTTTGTTAATGTGTTACAGCACATCTTTAAAAACTTTTCTCCTTAACTTCCTTTCTTTGCAAAAGTA
Encoded proteins:
- the PM20D2 gene encoding peptidase M20 domain-containing protein 2 isoform X4; translated protein: MGPQERAQSGAAAVSPAALQTLKQRAAECIELSAGRLSALSREIWSRPELAFEEHQAHGALTRFFSCAELPGAAWAVQPHYKLDTAFRAEWGPAAPAPAPRPLHLGFLCEYDALPGIGHACGHNLIAEVGAAAALGVKGALESLPQPLPAAVKITVLGTPAEEGGGGKIDLIAAGAFDDLDVVFMAHPAQSDAAYLPDVAEHDVTVKYYGKASHAAAYPWEGVNALDAAVLAYNNISVLRQQMKPTWRVHGIIKNGGVKPNIIPSYTELEFYLRAPSRKDLTILTERAENCFKAAAVATECKVEIKGGRHDYYNVLQNKSLEKTYIENGKELGMEFLADESFLNGPSGNRGTCFYLIFEVPLTLGMLHMWFLGFIPIFTLAQMH
- the PM20D2 gene encoding peptidase M20 domain-containing protein 2 isoform X2 — translated: MGPQERAQSGAAAVSPAALQTLKQRAAECIELSAGRLSALSREIWSRPELAFEEHQAHGALTRFFSCAELPGAAWAVQPHYKLDTAFRAEWGPAAPAPAPRPLHLGFLCEYDALPGIGHACGHNLIAEVGAAAALGVKGALESLPQPLPAAVKITVLGTPAEEGGGGKIDLIAAGAFDDLDVVFMAHPAQSDAAYLPDVAEHDVTVKYYGKASHAAAYPWEGVNALDAAVLAYNNISVLRQQMKPTWRVHGIIKNGGVKPNIIPSYTELEFYLRAPSRKDLTILTERAENCFKAAAVATECKVEIKGGRHDYYNVLQNKSLEKTYIENGKELGMEFLADESFLNGPSGSTDFGNVTYVVPGIHPYFYIGSDALNHTEPYTAASVIHQNTNTWQSWRCRR
- the PM20D2 gene encoding peptidase M20 domain-containing protein 2 isoform X3, which gives rise to MGPQERAQSGAAAVSPAALQTLKQRAAECIELSAGRLSALSREIWSRPELAFEEHQAHGALTRFFSCAELPGAAWAVQPHYKLDTAFRAEWGPAAPAPAPRPLHLGFLCEYDALPGIGHACGHNLIAEVGAAAALGVKGALESLPQPLPAAVKITVLGTPAEEGGGGKIDLIAAGAFDDLDVVFMAHPAQSDAAYLPDVAEHDVTVKYYGKASHAAAYPWEGVNALDAAVLAYNNISVLRQQMKPTWRVHGIIKNGGVKPNIIPSYTELEFYLRAPSRKDLTILTERAENCFKAAAVATECKVEIKGGRHDYYNVLQNKSLEKTYIENGKELGMEFLADESFLNGPSGSTDFGNVTYVVPGIHPYFYIGSDALNHTEPYTAASDVDEEPFC
- the PM20D2 gene encoding peptidase M20 domain-containing protein 2 isoform X1, which codes for MGPQERAQSGAAAVSPAALQTLKQRAAECIELSAGRLSALSREIWSRPELAFEEHQAHGALTRFFSCAELPGAAWAVQPHYKLDTAFRAEWGPAAPAPAPRPLHLGFLCEYDALPGIGHACGHNLIAEVGAAAALGVKGALESLPQPLPAAVKITVLGTPAEEGGGGKIDLIAAGAFDDLDVVFMAHPAQSDAAYLPDVAEHDVTVKYYGKASHAAAYPWEGVNALDAAVLAYNNISVLRQQMKPTWRVHGIIKNGGVKPNIIPSYTELEFYLRAPSRKDLTILTERAENCFKAAAVATECKVEIKGGRHDYYNVLQNKSLEKTYIENGKELGMEFLADESFLNGPSGSTDFGNVTYVVPGIHPYFYIGSDALNHTEPYTAASGPKNFSQPRPSDYEGKAHKSKASADCNL